Proteins from one Phocoena sinus isolate mPhoSin1 chromosome 8, mPhoSin1.pri, whole genome shotgun sequence genomic window:
- the CTNND1 gene encoding catenin delta-1 isoform X3, with product MDDSEVESTASILASVKEQEAQFEKLTRALEEERRHVSAQLERVRVSPQDANPLMANGTLTRRHQDHSHLLYSTIPRMQEPGQIVETYTEEDPEGAMSVVSVETSDDGTTRRTETTVKKVVKTVTTRTVQPVPVGPDGLPVDASSVSNNYIQTLGRDFRKNGSGGPGPYVGQAGTATLPRNFHYPPDGYSRHYEDGYPSSSDNYGSLSRVTRIEERYRPSMEGYRAPSRQDVYGPQPQVRVGGSSVDLHRFHPEPYGLEDDQRSMGYDDVDYGMMSDYGTGRRTGTPSDPRRRLRSYEDMIGEEVPSDQYYWAPLAQHERGSLASLDSLRKGGPPPPNWRQPELPEVIAMLGFRLDAVKSNAAAYLQHLCYRNDKVKTDVRKLKGIPVLVGLLDHPKKEVHLGACGALKNISFGRDQDNKIAIKNCDGIPALVRLLRKARDVDLTEVITGTLWNLSSHDSIKMEIVDHALHALTDEVIIPHSGWEREPNEDCKPRHIEWESVLTNTAGCLRNVSSERSEARRKLRECDGLVDALIFIVQAEIGQKDSDSKLVENCVCLLRNLSYQVHREIPQAERYQEAPPNVANSTGPHAASCFGAKKGKDEWFSRGKKPTEDPTNDTVDFPKRTSPARGYELLFQPEVVRIYISLLKESKNPAILEASAGAIQNLCAGRWTYGRYIRSALRQEKALSAIADLLTNEHERVVKAASGALRNLAVDARNKELIGKHAIPNLVKNLPGGQQSSSQNFSEDTVVSVLNTINEVIAENLEAAKKLRETQGIEKLVLINKSGNRSEKEVRAAALVLQTIWGYKELRKPLEKEGWKKSDFQVNLNNASRSQSSHSYDDSTLPLIDRNQKSDKKPDREEIQMSSMGSNTKSLDNNYSTLNERGDHSRTLDRSGDLGEMEPLKGTPLMQDEGQESLEEEVDVLVLDDEGDQMSYSPMQKI from the exons GATCACAGTCACCTTTTGTATAGCACCATCCCCAGGATGCAGGAGCCAGGGCAGATTGTGGAGACCTACACGGAGGAGGACCCTGAGGGAGCCATGTCTGTTGTCTCTGTGGAGACCTCGGATGATGGAACCACTCGGCGCACAGAGACCACA GTCAAGAAAGTAGTGAAGACTGTGACCACACGGACAGTCCAGCCAGTCCCTGTGGGACCAGACGGGCTGCCTGTAGATGCCTCATCCGTTTCAAACAACTATATCCAGACTCTGGGTCGCGACTTCCGCAAGAATGGCAGTGGGGGCCCTGGCCCCTATGTGGGGCAAGCAGGCACTGCTACCCTTCCCAGGAACTTCCACTACCCTCCTGATGGATATAGCCGCCACTATGAAGATGGTTATCCAAGTAGCAGTGACAACTATGGCAGTCTGTCCCGGGTGACCCGCATTGAGGAGCGGTATAGGCCCAGCATGGAAGGTTACCGGGCACCCAGTAGACAGGATGTCTATGGGCCTCAGCCACAGGTTCGGGTAGGTGGGAGCAGTGTGGATCTGCATCGTTTTCATCCAGAGCCTTATGGGCTCGAGGATGACCAGCGTAGCATGGGCTACGATGACGTGGATTACGGCATGATGTCTGATTATGGCACTGGCCGTCGGACTGGGACACCCTCTGACCCTCGGCGACGCCTCAG GAGCTATGAAGACATGATTGGTGAGGAGGTGCCATCAGACCAGTACTACTGGGCTCCTTTGGCCCAGCATGAACGGGGAAGTTTAGCAAGCTTGGATAGCCTGCGCAAGGGAGGGCCTCCACCCCCAAACTGGAGACAGCCAGAGCTGCCAGAGGTGATAGCCATGCTAGGATTCCGTTTGGATGCCGTCAAGTCCAATGCAGCTGCATACCTGCAACACTTGTGCTACCGCAATGACAAGGTGAAGACTGACGTTCGGAAGCTCAAGGGTATCCCAGTACTGGTGGGATTGTTAGACCACCCCAAAAAAGAAGTGCACCTTGGAGCCTGTGGAGCTCTCAAGAATATCTCTTTTGGGCGTGACCAGGATAACAAGATTGCTATAAAAAACTGTGACGGTATTCCTGCTCTTGTGCGATTACTCCGAAAGGCTCGTGATGTGGACCTCACTGAAGTTATTACTG GAACCCTGTGGAATCTCTCATCCCATGACTCAATCAAAATGGAGATTGTGGACCATGCACTGCATGCCTTGACAGATGAAGTGATCATTCCGCATTCTGGTTGGGAGCGGGAACCTAATGAAGATTGTAAGCCGCGCCATATTGAGTGGGAGTCTGTGCTCACCAACACAGCTGGCTGCCTTAG GAATGTCAGCTCGGAGAGGAGTGAAGCTCGCCGGAAACTTCGGGAATGTGACGGTTTGGTGGATGCTCTCATTTTCATTGTTCAGGCTGAGATTGGACAGAAAGATTCAGACAGCAAG CTTGTGGAGAACTGTGTTTGCCTCCTTCGGAACTTGTCGTATCAAGTTCACCGAGAAATCCCACAAGCAGAACGTTACCAAGAGGCACCTCCCAATGTTGCCAACAGTACTGGGCCACATGCTGCCAGTTGCTTTGGGGCCAAGAAGGGCAAAG ATGAGTGGTTCTCCAGAG ggaaaaaacccacagaGGATCCAACAAATGATACAGTGGATTTCCCTAAAAGAACTAGTCCTGCTCGAG GCTATGAACTTTTATTTCAGCCAGAGGTGGTTCGGATATACATCTCACTCCTCAAGGAGAGCAAGAATCCTGCCATCCTAGAAGCCTCAGCAGGGGCCATCCAGAACTTGTGTGCTGGGCGCTGGACG TATGGTCGATATATCCGCTCAGCTCTGCGTCAAGAGAAGGCTCTTTCTGCCATTGCTGACCTCCTGACCAACGAACATGAGCGGGTCGTGAAAGCTGCCTCTGGAGCCCTGAGAAATCTGGCCGTGGATGCTCGCAACAAAGAATTAATTG GTAAACATGCTATTCCTAACTTGGTAAAGAATCTGCCAGGAGGGCAACAGAGCTCTTCCCAGAATTTCTCTGAGGACACTGTGGTCTCTGTTTTGAATACCATCAATGAAGTTATTGCTGAGAACTTGGAGGCTGCCAAAAAGCTTCGAGAAACACAGGGTATTGAGAAGCTGGTTTTGATCAACAAATCAGG GAACCGCTCAGAAAAAGAAGTTCGAGCAGCAGCGCTTGTATTACAGACAATCTGGGGATATAAGGAACTGCGGAAGCCACTGGAAAAAGAAGGATGGAAGAAGTCAGACTTTCAG GTGAATCTAAACAATGCTTCTCGAAGCCAGAGCAGTCATTCATATGATGACAGCACTCTCCCTCTCATTGACCGGAACCAGAAATCAG ATAAGAAACCTGATCGGGAAGAAATTCAGATGAGCAGCATGGGATCAAACACAAAATCATTAG ataaCAACTATTCCACACTGAATGAGAGGGGAGACCACAGTAGAACACTGGATCGATCTGGGGATCTAGGCGAAATGGAGCCATTGAAGGGAACGCCCCTGATG CAGGACGAGGGGCAGGAATCTCTGGAGGAAGAGGTGGATGTGTTGGTTTTGGACGATGAGGGGGACCAAATGTCTTACTCCCCCATG CAGAAGATTTAG
- the CTNND1 gene encoding catenin delta-1 isoform X11: protein MQEPGQIVETYTEEDPEGAMSVVSVETSDDGTTRRTETTVKKVVKTVTTRTVQPVPVGPDGLPVDASSVSNNYIQTLGRDFRKNGSGGPGPYVGQAGTATLPRNFHYPPDGYSRHYEDGYPSSSDNYGSLSRVTRIEERYRPSMEGYRAPSRQDVYGPQPQVRVGGSSVDLHRFHPEPYGLEDDQRSMGYDDVDYGMMSDYGTGRRTGTPSDPRRRLRSYEDMIGEEVPSDQYYWAPLAQHERGSLASLDSLRKGGPPPPNWRQPELPEVIAMLGFRLDAVKSNAAAYLQHLCYRNDKVKTDVRKLKGIPVLVGLLDHPKKEVHLGACGALKNISFGRDQDNKIAIKNCDGIPALVRLLRKARDVDLTEVITGTLWNLSSHDSIKMEIVDHALHALTDEVIIPHSGWEREPNEDCKPRHIEWESVLTNTAGCLRNVSSERSEARRKLRECDGLVDALIFIVQAEIGQKDSDSKLVENCVCLLRNLSYQVHREIPQAERYQEAPPNVANSTGPHAASCFGAKKGKGKKPTEDPTNDTVDFPKRTSPARGYELLFQPEVVRIYISLLKESKNPAILEASAGAIQNLCAGRWTYGRYIRSALRQEKALSAIADLLTNEHERVVKAASGALRNLAVDARNKELIGKHAIPNLVKNLPGGQQSSSQNFSEDTVVSVLNTINEVIAENLEAAKKLRETQGIEKLVLINKSGNRSEKEVRAAALVLQTIWGYKELRKPLEKEGWKKSDFQVNLNNASRSQSSHSYDDSTLPLIDRNQKSDKKPDREEIQMSSMGSNTKSLDNNYSTLNERGDHSRTLDRSGDLGEMEPLKGTPLMQDEGQESLEEEVDVLVLDDEGDQMSYSPMQKI, encoded by the exons ATGCAGGAGCCAGGGCAGATTGTGGAGACCTACACGGAGGAGGACCCTGAGGGAGCCATGTCTGTTGTCTCTGTGGAGACCTCGGATGATGGAACCACTCGGCGCACAGAGACCACA GTCAAGAAAGTAGTGAAGACTGTGACCACACGGACAGTCCAGCCAGTCCCTGTGGGACCAGACGGGCTGCCTGTAGATGCCTCATCCGTTTCAAACAACTATATCCAGACTCTGGGTCGCGACTTCCGCAAGAATGGCAGTGGGGGCCCTGGCCCCTATGTGGGGCAAGCAGGCACTGCTACCCTTCCCAGGAACTTCCACTACCCTCCTGATGGATATAGCCGCCACTATGAAGATGGTTATCCAAGTAGCAGTGACAACTATGGCAGTCTGTCCCGGGTGACCCGCATTGAGGAGCGGTATAGGCCCAGCATGGAAGGTTACCGGGCACCCAGTAGACAGGATGTCTATGGGCCTCAGCCACAGGTTCGGGTAGGTGGGAGCAGTGTGGATCTGCATCGTTTTCATCCAGAGCCTTATGGGCTCGAGGATGACCAGCGTAGCATGGGCTACGATGACGTGGATTACGGCATGATGTCTGATTATGGCACTGGCCGTCGGACTGGGACACCCTCTGACCCTCGGCGACGCCTCAG GAGCTATGAAGACATGATTGGTGAGGAGGTGCCATCAGACCAGTACTACTGGGCTCCTTTGGCCCAGCATGAACGGGGAAGTTTAGCAAGCTTGGATAGCCTGCGCAAGGGAGGGCCTCCACCCCCAAACTGGAGACAGCCAGAGCTGCCAGAGGTGATAGCCATGCTAGGATTCCGTTTGGATGCCGTCAAGTCCAATGCAGCTGCATACCTGCAACACTTGTGCTACCGCAATGACAAGGTGAAGACTGACGTTCGGAAGCTCAAGGGTATCCCAGTACTGGTGGGATTGTTAGACCACCCCAAAAAAGAAGTGCACCTTGGAGCCTGTGGAGCTCTCAAGAATATCTCTTTTGGGCGTGACCAGGATAACAAGATTGCTATAAAAAACTGTGACGGTATTCCTGCTCTTGTGCGATTACTCCGAAAGGCTCGTGATGTGGACCTCACTGAAGTTATTACTG GAACCCTGTGGAATCTCTCATCCCATGACTCAATCAAAATGGAGATTGTGGACCATGCACTGCATGCCTTGACAGATGAAGTGATCATTCCGCATTCTGGTTGGGAGCGGGAACCTAATGAAGATTGTAAGCCGCGCCATATTGAGTGGGAGTCTGTGCTCACCAACACAGCTGGCTGCCTTAG GAATGTCAGCTCGGAGAGGAGTGAAGCTCGCCGGAAACTTCGGGAATGTGACGGTTTGGTGGATGCTCTCATTTTCATTGTTCAGGCTGAGATTGGACAGAAAGATTCAGACAGCAAG CTTGTGGAGAACTGTGTTTGCCTCCTTCGGAACTTGTCGTATCAAGTTCACCGAGAAATCCCACAAGCAGAACGTTACCAAGAGGCACCTCCCAATGTTGCCAACAGTACTGGGCCACATGCTGCCAGTTGCTTTGGGGCCAAGAAGGGCAAAG ggaaaaaacccacagaGGATCCAACAAATGATACAGTGGATTTCCCTAAAAGAACTAGTCCTGCTCGAG GCTATGAACTTTTATTTCAGCCAGAGGTGGTTCGGATATACATCTCACTCCTCAAGGAGAGCAAGAATCCTGCCATCCTAGAAGCCTCAGCAGGGGCCATCCAGAACTTGTGTGCTGGGCGCTGGACG TATGGTCGATATATCCGCTCAGCTCTGCGTCAAGAGAAGGCTCTTTCTGCCATTGCTGACCTCCTGACCAACGAACATGAGCGGGTCGTGAAAGCTGCCTCTGGAGCCCTGAGAAATCTGGCCGTGGATGCTCGCAACAAAGAATTAATTG GTAAACATGCTATTCCTAACTTGGTAAAGAATCTGCCAGGAGGGCAACAGAGCTCTTCCCAGAATTTCTCTGAGGACACTGTGGTCTCTGTTTTGAATACCATCAATGAAGTTATTGCTGAGAACTTGGAGGCTGCCAAAAAGCTTCGAGAAACACAGGGTATTGAGAAGCTGGTTTTGATCAACAAATCAGG GAACCGCTCAGAAAAAGAAGTTCGAGCAGCAGCGCTTGTATTACAGACAATCTGGGGATATAAGGAACTGCGGAAGCCACTGGAAAAAGAAGGATGGAAGAAGTCAGACTTTCAG GTGAATCTAAACAATGCTTCTCGAAGCCAGAGCAGTCATTCATATGATGACAGCACTCTCCCTCTCATTGACCGGAACCAGAAATCAG ATAAGAAACCTGATCGGGAAGAAATTCAGATGAGCAGCATGGGATCAAACACAAAATCATTAG ataaCAACTATTCCACACTGAATGAGAGGGGAGACCACAGTAGAACACTGGATCGATCTGGGGATCTAGGCGAAATGGAGCCATTGAAGGGAACGCCCCTGATG CAGGACGAGGGGCAGGAATCTCTGGAGGAAGAGGTGGATGTGTTGGTTTTGGACGATGAGGGGGACCAAATGTCTTACTCCCCCATG CAGAAGATTTAG
- the CTNND1 gene encoding catenin delta-1 isoform X13: MQEPGQIVETYTEEDPEGAMSVVSVETSDDGTTRRTETTVKKVVKTVTTRTVQPVPVGPDGLPVDASSVSNNYIQTLGRDFRKNGSGGPGPYVGQAGTATLPRNFHYPPDGYSRHYEDGYPSSSDNYGSLSRVTRIEERYRPSMEGYRAPSRQDVYGPQPQVRVGGSSVDLHRFHPEPYGLEDDQRSMGYDDVDYGMMSDYGTGRRTGTPSDPRRRLRSYEDMIGEEVPSDQYYWAPLAQHERGSLASLDSLRKGGPPPPNWRQPELPEVIAMLGFRLDAVKSNAAAYLQHLCYRNDKVKTDVRKLKGIPVLVGLLDHPKKEVHLGACGALKNISFGRDQDNKIAIKNCDGIPALVRLLRKARDVDLTEVITGTLWNLSSHDSIKMEIVDHALHALTDEVIIPHSGWEREPNEDCKPRHIEWESVLTNTAGCLRNVSSERSEARRKLRECDGLVDALIFIVQAEIGQKDSDSKLVENCVCLLRNLSYQVHREIPQAERYQEAPPNVANSTGPHAASCFGAKKGKGKKPTEDPTNDTVDFPKRTSPARGYELLFQPEVVRIYISLLKESKNPAILEASAGAIQNLCAGRWTYGRYIRSALRQEKALSAIADLLTNEHERVVKAASGALRNLAVDARNKELIGKHAIPNLVKNLPGGQQSSSQNFSEDTVVSVLNTINEVIAENLEAAKKLRETQGIEKLVLINKSGNRSEKEVRAAALVLQTIWGYKELRKPLEKEGWKKSDFQVNLNNASRSQSSHSYDDSTLPLIDRNQKSDKKPDREEIQMSSMGSNTKSLDNNYSTLNERGDHSRTLDRSGDLGEMEPLKGTPLMQKI; the protein is encoded by the exons ATGCAGGAGCCAGGGCAGATTGTGGAGACCTACACGGAGGAGGACCCTGAGGGAGCCATGTCTGTTGTCTCTGTGGAGACCTCGGATGATGGAACCACTCGGCGCACAGAGACCACA GTCAAGAAAGTAGTGAAGACTGTGACCACACGGACAGTCCAGCCAGTCCCTGTGGGACCAGACGGGCTGCCTGTAGATGCCTCATCCGTTTCAAACAACTATATCCAGACTCTGGGTCGCGACTTCCGCAAGAATGGCAGTGGGGGCCCTGGCCCCTATGTGGGGCAAGCAGGCACTGCTACCCTTCCCAGGAACTTCCACTACCCTCCTGATGGATATAGCCGCCACTATGAAGATGGTTATCCAAGTAGCAGTGACAACTATGGCAGTCTGTCCCGGGTGACCCGCATTGAGGAGCGGTATAGGCCCAGCATGGAAGGTTACCGGGCACCCAGTAGACAGGATGTCTATGGGCCTCAGCCACAGGTTCGGGTAGGTGGGAGCAGTGTGGATCTGCATCGTTTTCATCCAGAGCCTTATGGGCTCGAGGATGACCAGCGTAGCATGGGCTACGATGACGTGGATTACGGCATGATGTCTGATTATGGCACTGGCCGTCGGACTGGGACACCCTCTGACCCTCGGCGACGCCTCAG GAGCTATGAAGACATGATTGGTGAGGAGGTGCCATCAGACCAGTACTACTGGGCTCCTTTGGCCCAGCATGAACGGGGAAGTTTAGCAAGCTTGGATAGCCTGCGCAAGGGAGGGCCTCCACCCCCAAACTGGAGACAGCCAGAGCTGCCAGAGGTGATAGCCATGCTAGGATTCCGTTTGGATGCCGTCAAGTCCAATGCAGCTGCATACCTGCAACACTTGTGCTACCGCAATGACAAGGTGAAGACTGACGTTCGGAAGCTCAAGGGTATCCCAGTACTGGTGGGATTGTTAGACCACCCCAAAAAAGAAGTGCACCTTGGAGCCTGTGGAGCTCTCAAGAATATCTCTTTTGGGCGTGACCAGGATAACAAGATTGCTATAAAAAACTGTGACGGTATTCCTGCTCTTGTGCGATTACTCCGAAAGGCTCGTGATGTGGACCTCACTGAAGTTATTACTG GAACCCTGTGGAATCTCTCATCCCATGACTCAATCAAAATGGAGATTGTGGACCATGCACTGCATGCCTTGACAGATGAAGTGATCATTCCGCATTCTGGTTGGGAGCGGGAACCTAATGAAGATTGTAAGCCGCGCCATATTGAGTGGGAGTCTGTGCTCACCAACACAGCTGGCTGCCTTAG GAATGTCAGCTCGGAGAGGAGTGAAGCTCGCCGGAAACTTCGGGAATGTGACGGTTTGGTGGATGCTCTCATTTTCATTGTTCAGGCTGAGATTGGACAGAAAGATTCAGACAGCAAG CTTGTGGAGAACTGTGTTTGCCTCCTTCGGAACTTGTCGTATCAAGTTCACCGAGAAATCCCACAAGCAGAACGTTACCAAGAGGCACCTCCCAATGTTGCCAACAGTACTGGGCCACATGCTGCCAGTTGCTTTGGGGCCAAGAAGGGCAAAG ggaaaaaacccacagaGGATCCAACAAATGATACAGTGGATTTCCCTAAAAGAACTAGTCCTGCTCGAG GCTATGAACTTTTATTTCAGCCAGAGGTGGTTCGGATATACATCTCACTCCTCAAGGAGAGCAAGAATCCTGCCATCCTAGAAGCCTCAGCAGGGGCCATCCAGAACTTGTGTGCTGGGCGCTGGACG TATGGTCGATATATCCGCTCAGCTCTGCGTCAAGAGAAGGCTCTTTCTGCCATTGCTGACCTCCTGACCAACGAACATGAGCGGGTCGTGAAAGCTGCCTCTGGAGCCCTGAGAAATCTGGCCGTGGATGCTCGCAACAAAGAATTAATTG GTAAACATGCTATTCCTAACTTGGTAAAGAATCTGCCAGGAGGGCAACAGAGCTCTTCCCAGAATTTCTCTGAGGACACTGTGGTCTCTGTTTTGAATACCATCAATGAAGTTATTGCTGAGAACTTGGAGGCTGCCAAAAAGCTTCGAGAAACACAGGGTATTGAGAAGCTGGTTTTGATCAACAAATCAGG GAACCGCTCAGAAAAAGAAGTTCGAGCAGCAGCGCTTGTATTACAGACAATCTGGGGATATAAGGAACTGCGGAAGCCACTGGAAAAAGAAGGATGGAAGAAGTCAGACTTTCAG GTGAATCTAAACAATGCTTCTCGAAGCCAGAGCAGTCATTCATATGATGACAGCACTCTCCCTCTCATTGACCGGAACCAGAAATCAG ATAAGAAACCTGATCGGGAAGAAATTCAGATGAGCAGCATGGGATCAAACACAAAATCATTAG ataaCAACTATTCCACACTGAATGAGAGGGGAGACCACAGTAGAACACTGGATCGATCTGGGGATCTAGGCGAAATGGAGCCATTGAAGGGAACGCCCCTGATG CAGAAGATTTAG
- the CTNND1 gene encoding catenin delta-1 isoform X10 translates to MQEPGQIVETYTEEDPEGAMSVVSVETSDDGTTRRTETTVKKVVKTVTTRTVQPVPVGPDGLPVDASSVSNNYIQTLGRDFRKNGSGGPGPYVGQAGTATLPRNFHYPPDGYSRHYEDGYPSSSDNYGSLSRVTRIEERYRPSMEGYRAPSRQDVYGPQPQVRVGGSSVDLHRFHPEPYGLEDDQRSMGYDDVDYGMMSDYGTGRRTGTPSDPRRRLRSYEDMIGEEVPSDQYYWAPLAQHERGSLASLDSLRKGGPPPPNWRQPELPEVIAMLGFRLDAVKSNAAAYLQHLCYRNDKVKTDVRKLKGIPVLVGLLDHPKKEVHLGACGALKNISFGRDQDNKIAIKNCDGIPALVRLLRKARDVDLTEVITGTLWNLSSHDSIKMEIVDHALHALTDEVIIPHSGWEREPNEDCKPRHIEWESVLTNTAGCLRNVSSERSEARRKLRECDGLVDALIFIVQAEIGQKDSDSKLVENCVCLLRNLSYQVHREIPQAERYQEAPPNVANSTGPHAASCFGAKKGKDEWFSRGKKPTEDPTNDTVDFPKRTSPARGYELLFQPEVVRIYISLLKESKNPAILEASAGAIQNLCAGRWTYGRYIRSALRQEKALSAIADLLTNEHERVVKAASGALRNLAVDARNKELIGKHAIPNLVKNLPGGQQSSSQNFSEDTVVSVLNTINEVIAENLEAAKKLRETQGIEKLVLINKSGNRSEKEVRAAALVLQTIWGYKELRKPLEKEGWKKSDFQVNLNNASRSQSSHSYDDSTLPLIDRNQKSDKKPDREEIQMSSMGSNTKSLDNNYSTLNERGDHSRTLDRSGDLGEMEPLKGTPLMQDEGQESLEEEVDVLVLDDEGDQMSYSPMQKI, encoded by the exons ATGCAGGAGCCAGGGCAGATTGTGGAGACCTACACGGAGGAGGACCCTGAGGGAGCCATGTCTGTTGTCTCTGTGGAGACCTCGGATGATGGAACCACTCGGCGCACAGAGACCACA GTCAAGAAAGTAGTGAAGACTGTGACCACACGGACAGTCCAGCCAGTCCCTGTGGGACCAGACGGGCTGCCTGTAGATGCCTCATCCGTTTCAAACAACTATATCCAGACTCTGGGTCGCGACTTCCGCAAGAATGGCAGTGGGGGCCCTGGCCCCTATGTGGGGCAAGCAGGCACTGCTACCCTTCCCAGGAACTTCCACTACCCTCCTGATGGATATAGCCGCCACTATGAAGATGGTTATCCAAGTAGCAGTGACAACTATGGCAGTCTGTCCCGGGTGACCCGCATTGAGGAGCGGTATAGGCCCAGCATGGAAGGTTACCGGGCACCCAGTAGACAGGATGTCTATGGGCCTCAGCCACAGGTTCGGGTAGGTGGGAGCAGTGTGGATCTGCATCGTTTTCATCCAGAGCCTTATGGGCTCGAGGATGACCAGCGTAGCATGGGCTACGATGACGTGGATTACGGCATGATGTCTGATTATGGCACTGGCCGTCGGACTGGGACACCCTCTGACCCTCGGCGACGCCTCAG GAGCTATGAAGACATGATTGGTGAGGAGGTGCCATCAGACCAGTACTACTGGGCTCCTTTGGCCCAGCATGAACGGGGAAGTTTAGCAAGCTTGGATAGCCTGCGCAAGGGAGGGCCTCCACCCCCAAACTGGAGACAGCCAGAGCTGCCAGAGGTGATAGCCATGCTAGGATTCCGTTTGGATGCCGTCAAGTCCAATGCAGCTGCATACCTGCAACACTTGTGCTACCGCAATGACAAGGTGAAGACTGACGTTCGGAAGCTCAAGGGTATCCCAGTACTGGTGGGATTGTTAGACCACCCCAAAAAAGAAGTGCACCTTGGAGCCTGTGGAGCTCTCAAGAATATCTCTTTTGGGCGTGACCAGGATAACAAGATTGCTATAAAAAACTGTGACGGTATTCCTGCTCTTGTGCGATTACTCCGAAAGGCTCGTGATGTGGACCTCACTGAAGTTATTACTG GAACCCTGTGGAATCTCTCATCCCATGACTCAATCAAAATGGAGATTGTGGACCATGCACTGCATGCCTTGACAGATGAAGTGATCATTCCGCATTCTGGTTGGGAGCGGGAACCTAATGAAGATTGTAAGCCGCGCCATATTGAGTGGGAGTCTGTGCTCACCAACACAGCTGGCTGCCTTAG GAATGTCAGCTCGGAGAGGAGTGAAGCTCGCCGGAAACTTCGGGAATGTGACGGTTTGGTGGATGCTCTCATTTTCATTGTTCAGGCTGAGATTGGACAGAAAGATTCAGACAGCAAG CTTGTGGAGAACTGTGTTTGCCTCCTTCGGAACTTGTCGTATCAAGTTCACCGAGAAATCCCACAAGCAGAACGTTACCAAGAGGCACCTCCCAATGTTGCCAACAGTACTGGGCCACATGCTGCCAGTTGCTTTGGGGCCAAGAAGGGCAAAG ATGAGTGGTTCTCCAGAG ggaaaaaacccacagaGGATCCAACAAATGATACAGTGGATTTCCCTAAAAGAACTAGTCCTGCTCGAG GCTATGAACTTTTATTTCAGCCAGAGGTGGTTCGGATATACATCTCACTCCTCAAGGAGAGCAAGAATCCTGCCATCCTAGAAGCCTCAGCAGGGGCCATCCAGAACTTGTGTGCTGGGCGCTGGACG TATGGTCGATATATCCGCTCAGCTCTGCGTCAAGAGAAGGCTCTTTCTGCCATTGCTGACCTCCTGACCAACGAACATGAGCGGGTCGTGAAAGCTGCCTCTGGAGCCCTGAGAAATCTGGCCGTGGATGCTCGCAACAAAGAATTAATTG GTAAACATGCTATTCCTAACTTGGTAAAGAATCTGCCAGGAGGGCAACAGAGCTCTTCCCAGAATTTCTCTGAGGACACTGTGGTCTCTGTTTTGAATACCATCAATGAAGTTATTGCTGAGAACTTGGAGGCTGCCAAAAAGCTTCGAGAAACACAGGGTATTGAGAAGCTGGTTTTGATCAACAAATCAGG GAACCGCTCAGAAAAAGAAGTTCGAGCAGCAGCGCTTGTATTACAGACAATCTGGGGATATAAGGAACTGCGGAAGCCACTGGAAAAAGAAGGATGGAAGAAGTCAGACTTTCAG GTGAATCTAAACAATGCTTCTCGAAGCCAGAGCAGTCATTCATATGATGACAGCACTCTCCCTCTCATTGACCGGAACCAGAAATCAG ATAAGAAACCTGATCGGGAAGAAATTCAGATGAGCAGCATGGGATCAAACACAAAATCATTAG ataaCAACTATTCCACACTGAATGAGAGGGGAGACCACAGTAGAACACTGGATCGATCTGGGGATCTAGGCGAAATGGAGCCATTGAAGGGAACGCCCCTGATG CAGGACGAGGGGCAGGAATCTCTGGAGGAAGAGGTGGATGTGTTGGTTTTGGACGATGAGGGGGACCAAATGTCTTACTCCCCCATG CAGAAGATTTAG